A region of Pseudarthrobacter sp. NIBRBAC000502770 DNA encodes the following proteins:
- a CDS encoding ABC transporter ATP-binding protein, whose amino-acid sequence MSQPRHPAELAPKRDPQKRLALRPYAKAVAQVLRVSFRASPGAVVMKVLGSLISAVLPLVTTYFASLTTTALAAAYAGDAAAGRLAIVYVVVTAALGLFWGAFNSIDRYIQQLMSFKVGAIVGDQMYERFLALEFWRYDDKETVDLYDRAKRFSDSYARVLDRIAAIFTQLISVILAIGALLLVSWWIAVIVLVAIVPSVYLQFKLSREQIAHWNTQVDSRRQRRMIETNLLRPQHIAEMRLYGIVSFLMDLRSRLRDADERRRLDYQRRYIPRQLAADALQYGAEVVSLIWVVGQIIARAAPVGQFLYVQQIVSRALSTANNLVSSLSSIDEDLANLKDYELFMAMPVHSEHAPPLLEAPREIELKDIRFTYTGSDIEVIRGISLTIRRGQHIAIVGENGAGKSTLIRILAGLYRPDSGQVLLGGVDLAAVDVTSWHRHLAVLSQEFLKYEFATAAENIYFGDVDSARDDERIRRAASDAEALEFINRLPNGLDNHVSNWMEDPRGRKGSGLSGGQWQRLAMARNFYRDASFMVMDEPTSAIDALAEHRIFTRLFADRSSTIIAISHRLATIEKADVVYMLEDGEVVEQGTHKELVALRGRYFRMFESQLTVDEPEEV is encoded by the coding sequence ATGTCCCAACCGCGCCATCCGGCGGAACTGGCCCCTAAACGCGACCCGCAAAAGCGGCTGGCGCTGCGTCCCTATGCCAAGGCCGTGGCCCAGGTTCTCCGGGTGAGTTTCCGCGCCTCCCCGGGCGCGGTGGTCATGAAAGTGCTTGGCTCGCTGATTTCGGCCGTGCTGCCGCTGGTCACCACCTACTTCGCGTCCCTCACCACCACGGCTTTGGCGGCAGCCTACGCGGGCGACGCCGCGGCGGGGCGCCTTGCGATCGTCTACGTCGTCGTCACTGCCGCGCTGGGTCTCTTCTGGGGCGCCTTCAACAGCATCGACCGGTATATCCAGCAGTTGATGAGCTTCAAGGTGGGGGCCATCGTCGGTGACCAGATGTACGAACGCTTCCTTGCCCTCGAGTTCTGGCGGTACGACGACAAGGAGACAGTGGACCTCTACGACCGTGCCAAACGGTTTTCGGATTCGTATGCGCGCGTCCTGGACCGCATCGCAGCAATCTTCACCCAGTTGATCTCAGTCATCCTGGCCATCGGCGCCCTGCTGCTGGTCAGCTGGTGGATCGCCGTCATCGTCCTGGTGGCCATCGTCCCCAGCGTGTACCTGCAGTTCAAGCTGTCCAGGGAGCAGATCGCGCACTGGAACACGCAGGTTGATTCACGCCGCCAGCGCCGCATGATCGAGACCAACCTCCTCCGGCCGCAGCACATTGCCGAAATGCGGCTTTACGGCATCGTCAGTTTCCTCATGGACCTTCGCTCGCGCCTTCGTGATGCGGACGAGCGTCGCCGGCTGGACTACCAGCGCCGGTACATTCCCAGGCAGTTGGCTGCGGACGCCCTGCAGTACGGTGCCGAGGTGGTGTCCTTGATTTGGGTGGTGGGGCAGATCATTGCCCGCGCAGCCCCGGTGGGCCAGTTCCTCTACGTACAGCAGATCGTCAGCCGTGCATTGTCCACGGCCAATAACCTGGTGTCCTCGCTCAGCTCCATTGACGAAGACCTCGCGAACCTGAAGGACTACGAGCTGTTCATGGCGATGCCCGTGCACTCTGAGCATGCCCCGCCGCTGCTGGAAGCCCCGCGGGAAATTGAGCTGAAGGACATCCGCTTCACCTACACCGGAAGCGACATCGAAGTCATCCGGGGCATCAGCCTCACTATCCGGCGGGGCCAGCACATCGCCATCGTGGGTGAGAACGGGGCCGGGAAGTCGACGCTGATCCGCATCCTCGCCGGGCTCTACCGGCCTGACTCCGGCCAGGTCCTGCTCGGCGGCGTGGACCTCGCCGCCGTCGACGTCACCTCCTGGCACCGGCACTTGGCCGTGCTCAGCCAGGAGTTCCTCAAGTATGAGTTCGCCACGGCGGCCGAGAACATCTACTTCGGGGACGTCGACTCGGCCCGGGATGATGAACGCATCCGCAGGGCGGCCTCGGACGCGGAGGCCCTGGAATTCATCAACAGGTTGCCCAACGGCCTGGACAACCACGTCAGCAACTGGATGGAGGATCCACGGGGGCGGAAGGGGAGCGGCCTTTCGGGAGGCCAGTGGCAGCGCCTTGCCATGGCCAGGAACTTCTACCGGGACGCGTCCTTCATGGTGATGGACGAGCCCACCTCCGCCATCGACGCCCTCGCCGAGCACCGCATCTTCACCCGGCTCTTTGCGGACCGCAGCAGCACCATCATCGCTATCAGCCACCGGCTCGCCACCATCGAGAAGGCGGACGTCGTGTACATGCTGGAGGACGGGGAAGTGGTGGAGCAGGGCACGCACAAGGAGTTGGTTGCCCTGCGCGGCCGCTACTTCAGGATGTTCGAATCGCAGCTGACGGTCGATGAACCTGAAGAAGTCTGA
- a CDS encoding HNH endonuclease signature motif containing protein, producing MGIGGGVAVALEGVRASVAALDALEREDASLGFGLDVDAGVGAGVDVLQRRYEIRLERLELTSRLEAQLAGMKARDAADAAGFQEAMTPPDASVQDRTYAQMSVVEEIAGVLTISSAAAGALVEQSRRICSLPPVFQALSTGAMSWQHARVVADETEGLDAVGAAGLVAHFFDPATSEPARGAAPGELVPSRFRAKIRGWRERHHPESIQKRHAKGVADRRMEYTPDRDGMAWVSLYLPGDTACAIWNRTTATARGLQGPNEPRTLTQLRPDIAASLLLGAGTATDLAEIPTPRADVLVTVPVFSLLGLTDEPAVLDGLGPIPASMARKLVAGGAESFYRVLVDPRDGAPLEIGRKNYRLTGAIKRWIRLRDAQCTFPGCTNRTPDNETDHLTAWQDGGTTNVSNLAQLCRKHHRLKHHSQWTPGPATSKDPPGWTSPTGRFYNPEHQDSEPTHWPPGSLPGQRSILEEALVLRLAG from the coding sequence ATGGGAATCGGCGGTGGTGTTGCGGTGGCGTTGGAGGGTGTTCGTGCCTCTGTTGCTGCCCTGGATGCGCTGGAGCGGGAGGACGCTTCCCTGGGATTTGGTTTGGATGTTGATGCCGGTGTCGGTGCTGGTGTGGATGTTTTGCAGCGGCGGTATGAGATCCGGTTGGAGCGGCTGGAGCTTACGTCCCGGCTGGAGGCGCAGCTTGCAGGGATGAAGGCACGGGACGCCGCCGACGCCGCCGGGTTCCAGGAGGCGATGACCCCGCCGGACGCCTCGGTCCAGGACCGCACGTACGCGCAGATGTCGGTGGTGGAGGAGATCGCAGGGGTCCTCACCATCAGCTCCGCCGCAGCCGGGGCGCTGGTGGAGCAGTCCCGCCGGATCTGTTCCCTACCGCCGGTGTTCCAGGCCCTGTCCACCGGGGCCATGTCCTGGCAGCACGCCCGCGTCGTCGCGGACGAGACCGAGGGCCTTGACGCTGTCGGGGCTGCCGGGCTGGTGGCGCACTTCTTCGACCCCGCCACGTCCGAGCCGGCCCGGGGTGCCGCGCCCGGTGAACTGGTCCCGTCCCGGTTCCGGGCCAAGATCCGGGGCTGGCGGGAACGCCACCACCCCGAATCGATCCAAAAGCGCCATGCGAAAGGGGTGGCTGACCGTCGGATGGAATACACCCCGGACCGGGACGGCATGGCCTGGGTCTCCCTCTACCTTCCCGGCGATACCGCGTGCGCGATCTGGAACCGGACCACCGCGACCGCCCGCGGCCTCCAGGGCCCCAACGAACCCCGCACGCTTACGCAACTCCGCCCCGACATCGCCGCATCCCTGTTGCTGGGGGCTGGAACCGCCACCGACCTTGCTGAAATTCCCACCCCACGGGCCGACGTGCTGGTCACCGTGCCCGTGTTCTCGCTCCTCGGCCTCACTGACGAACCCGCAGTGCTGGATGGTTTGGGGCCGATCCCGGCATCGATGGCACGGAAACTCGTCGCCGGTGGGGCGGAGTCGTTCTACCGGGTCCTCGTCGACCCGCGGGACGGGGCGCCCCTGGAGATCGGCAGGAAGAACTACCGGCTCACGGGGGCCATCAAACGCTGGATCAGGCTGCGCGATGCCCAATGCACGTTCCCCGGCTGCACCAACCGCACCCCCGACAACGAAACCGACCACCTCACCGCGTGGCAAGACGGTGGCACCACCAACGTCAGCAACCTGGCCCAGCTCTGCCGCAAGCATCATCGGCTCAAACATCACAGCCAATGGACCCCGGGCCCGGCCACGAGCAAGGACCCACCGGGCTGGACCTCACCCACCGGGCGCTTCTACAACCCGGAACACCAGGATTCAGAACCAACCCACTGGCCACCAGGAAGCCTGCCAGGGCAAAGAAGCATTCTGGAGGAAGCACTCGTGCTGCGTCTCGCTGGCTAG
- the guaB gene encoding IMP dehydrogenase, with product MTEPEHNPFGFIGLTYDDVLLLPGHTDVIPSEADTSSRISKRITVQTPLLSAAMDTVTESRMAIAMARQGGLGVVHRNLSIADQADQVDRVKRSESGMITNPLTIRPEATLRELDDLCAHYRVSGLPVVDEDNRLLGIVTNRDTRFVPESDFPLRLVSDVMTKMPLVTGHVGISREEASHKLATNKIEKLPLVDEQGRLKGLITTKDFTKAEQYPLATKDDEGRLRVGAAIGFFGDGWERAMTLVDAGVDALFVDTANGHSQGVLDMIRRLKSDPVAAHVDIIGGQAATREGAQALIDAGADGIKVGVGPGSICTTRVVAGVGVPQITAIYESAKAAIPAGVPLIADGGLQYSGDIGKALVAGADTVMLGSLLAGCDESPGDLIFVNGKQFKSYRGMGSLGAMQSRGKNTSYSKDRYFQADVSGDDKLIPEGIEGRVAYRGPLSSVAYQLVGGLRQTMFYTGAPTVPELKVRGKFVRITSAGLKESHPHDIQMTVEAPNYGSR from the coding sequence CCTTTGGCTTCATCGGCCTGACCTACGACGACGTCCTGCTCCTGCCGGGGCACACGGACGTCATCCCGTCCGAGGCCGACACGTCCTCGCGGATTTCCAAGCGGATCACGGTCCAGACCCCGCTGCTCTCCGCGGCCATGGACACGGTCACGGAATCCCGGATGGCCATCGCCATGGCCCGCCAGGGCGGCCTGGGCGTGGTGCACCGCAACCTGTCCATCGCCGACCAGGCGGACCAGGTTGACCGGGTGAAGCGGAGCGAGTCCGGGATGATCACCAACCCGCTGACCATCCGGCCCGAGGCAACGCTGCGCGAGCTCGATGATCTCTGCGCCCACTACCGCGTGTCCGGCCTTCCCGTGGTGGATGAGGACAACCGGCTGCTGGGCATCGTCACCAACCGCGATACCCGCTTTGTGCCGGAGTCCGATTTCCCGCTGCGGCTGGTCAGCGACGTCATGACCAAGATGCCCCTGGTCACCGGGCATGTAGGCATCAGCCGCGAGGAAGCCTCGCACAAGCTGGCTACCAACAAGATCGAGAAGCTCCCGCTCGTGGACGAGCAGGGCCGGCTCAAGGGCCTGATCACCACCAAGGACTTCACCAAGGCCGAGCAGTACCCCCTTGCCACCAAGGACGATGAGGGCCGCCTCCGCGTGGGTGCCGCGATCGGCTTCTTCGGCGACGGCTGGGAGCGCGCCATGACCCTGGTGGACGCCGGCGTCGACGCCCTGTTCGTGGACACCGCGAACGGCCACTCCCAGGGTGTCCTGGACATGATCCGCAGGCTGAAGTCCGACCCCGTCGCCGCCCACGTGGACATCATCGGCGGCCAGGCCGCCACCCGCGAAGGCGCCCAGGCCCTGATCGACGCCGGTGCCGACGGCATCAAGGTGGGCGTTGGTCCCGGGTCCATCTGCACCACCCGCGTCGTGGCCGGTGTCGGCGTCCCCCAGATCACGGCCATCTACGAATCCGCCAAGGCTGCCATTCCGGCAGGCGTTCCGCTGATCGCCGACGGCGGCCTGCAGTACTCCGGCGACATCGGCAAAGCCCTGGTGGCCGGAGCCGACACCGTGATGCTGGGTTCGCTCCTGGCAGGCTGCGACGAGTCCCCTGGCGACCTGATCTTCGTCAACGGCAAGCAGTTCAAGTCCTACCGTGGAATGGGTTCCCTGGGCGCCATGCAGTCGCGCGGCAAGAACACGTCCTACTCCAAGGACCGCTACTTCCAGGCTGACGTCTCCGGTGACGACAAGTTGATCCCTGAAGGCATCGAAGGCCGCGTGGCGTACCGTGGTCCGCTGTCCTCCGTGGCGTACCAGCTGGTGGGCGGCCTGCGCCAGACCATGTTCTACACCGGTGCACCCACAGTCCCCGAGCTGAAGGTCCGGGGCAAGTTCGTTCGGATCACCTCCGCCGGGCTGAAGGAATCGCACCCGCACGATATCCAGATGACCGTCGAGGCGCCGAACTACGGCTCGCGCTAG